A stretch of the Neptunomonas phycophila genome encodes the following:
- the frr gene encoding ribosome recycling factor, producing MLNEITKEAEARMKKSCDSLVEHFKKIRTGRAHPSILDSIQVSYYGSDTPLSQVANISVEDSRTLMITPWEKNIVPDVEKAIYKSDLGLNPATNGGVIRVPMPPLTEETRKGYTKQARSDAESARVSVRNVRRDANNQLKDLLKEKEISEDDDRRGQDLIQKLTDKYVAEVDSLLAKKEADLMEI from the coding sequence ATGCTGAATGAAATTACAAAAGAAGCTGAAGCTCGCATGAAGAAAAGCTGCGATTCTTTGGTTGAGCACTTTAAAAAAATTCGTACTGGGCGTGCACATCCGAGTATTCTGGATTCTATTCAGGTGTCTTACTATGGCTCTGATACTCCTCTGTCTCAGGTGGCGAATATTTCTGTAGAAGACTCGCGCACACTAATGATCACGCCATGGGAAAAGAATATTGTCCCTGACGTTGAAAAGGCTATTTATAAGTCTGATCTTGGTTTGAACCCGGCTACTAATGGTGGGGTTATTCGCGTGCCTATGCCTCCTTTAACTGAAGAGACGCGTAAGGGTTATACAAAACAAGCGCGTTCTGATGCCGAGTCTGCTCGTGTTTCAGTACGTAACGTGCGACGCGACGCCAATAATCAGTTAAAAGATTTACTCAAAGAAAAAGAGATCTCTGAAGATGACGATCGTCGTGGTCAGGATCTGATTCAAAAGCTTACTGATAAGTATGTTGCCGAAGTTGATAGCTTGCTTGCTAAGAAAGAAGCAGACTTGATGGAAATCTAA
- a CDS encoding DUF1244 domain-containing protein: MDKATQTELEAAAFRRLVAHLDSRKDVQNIDLMNLAGFCRNCLSKWYKAEAQERGIDMDYEAAREIIYGEPYADWKDKYQQEATAEQLAAFNNK; this comes from the coding sequence ATGGACAAAGCAACACAAACCGAACTTGAAGCCGCCGCATTTCGTCGTTTGGTCGCACATTTAGACAGCCGCAAAGATGTGCAAAACATCGATCTCATGAACTTAGCAGGCTTTTGTCGCAACTGCCTTTCAAAGTGGTATAAAGCCGAAGCCCAAGAGCGCGGTATCGACATGGATTACGAAGCCGCTCGCGAAATAATTTATGGTGAGCCCTACGCCGACTGGAAAGACAAGTACCAACAAGAAGCAACCGCTGAACAGCTTGCTGCTTTCAATAACAAGTAA
- a CDS encoding flagellar assembly protein T N-terminal domain-containing protein, with the protein MLRSFTAFFTFAMSLFAFSCTLFSTHSVAQDTMAHPSSPQKTMVEAVGQGLVIDGNISQAREIAMSDAKQQASLQASAYISTTQQLENGILEIDNMRISTLSTLRNIEIIDEKLRGNTLFVRIKAEVDTDTACLNGSSGNSFRKSVAFAAFPLAHPNQANLGQLSGISSGLSTALANRLRLESSVYPLNASQLQLFSNLNTASTQQLDNGVLTTLMSNAQQLDTQYIVSGVIRDLSMNDPSVMTESNWLKDTYNKLDYKSDKHLRHFSIDLFIHDGFSGSLLEQQHYATAGKWPLDSSKRTGFATPAFNDTDYGQKINALLDEISRDLVQSLRCLPFSSRITQVDNNQVWINSGLNSGLSRGDKLTVYRKNMFFNQTGQSTTELINTNLTLTLDDIQPTSARGRIDGSVSEHNIQPQDIVMFW; encoded by the coding sequence ATGTTGAGATCTTTTACCGCTTTTTTTACGTTTGCAATGTCGCTCTTTGCTTTTTCATGCACGTTATTCTCCACCCACAGCGTCGCCCAAGACACAATGGCACACCCAAGCTCGCCCCAGAAAACAATGGTTGAGGCGGTAGGCCAAGGGCTAGTAATTGACGGCAACATAAGCCAAGCACGCGAGATAGCCATGAGCGATGCAAAACAACAAGCCTCCCTCCAAGCTTCTGCCTATATTAGTACCACACAGCAGTTAGAGAATGGGATTTTAGAAATCGACAACATGCGTATTTCTACGCTAAGTACTCTAAGAAACATAGAGATCATCGATGAAAAGTTACGCGGCAATACCTTATTCGTTCGTATCAAAGCCGAAGTAGATACCGATACTGCTTGCCTAAATGGCAGTAGCGGTAATAGCTTTAGAAAAAGTGTCGCGTTTGCGGCCTTCCCTCTGGCGCACCCCAATCAAGCAAACTTAGGGCAACTATCCGGCATTTCATCCGGCCTTAGCACAGCATTGGCTAACCGGTTACGACTAGAAAGCAGTGTTTATCCACTAAACGCGAGCCAGTTACAGCTATTTAGCAATCTAAACACCGCCTCGACACAGCAACTGGATAACGGCGTTCTCACAACGCTAATGAGCAATGCACAACAGCTCGACACTCAATACATTGTTTCTGGCGTGATCCGAGACCTGTCAATGAATGACCCTTCCGTCATGACAGAAAGCAACTGGCTGAAGGATACCTACAACAAGCTCGACTACAAAAGCGATAAGCACCTACGACACTTTAGTATCGACCTGTTCATCCACGACGGCTTTAGTGGCTCATTACTCGAACAACAACATTATGCAACAGCCGGGAAATGGCCTTTAGACTCAAGCAAGCGCACTGGCTTTGCAACGCCAGCGTTTAACGACACCGACTACGGCCAGAAAATAAACGCTCTACTAGATGAGATAAGCCGAGATCTTGTGCAATCCTTACGCTGTTTGCCCTTTTCTTCCCGTATCACTCAGGTTGACAACAACCAAGTCTGGATTAACTCAGGTTTGAACAGCGGTTTAAGCCGAGGAGACAAGCTTACTGTTTACCGTAAGAATATGTTTTTTAACCAAACTGGGCAGTCAACCACTGAACTTATCAACACAAATTTGACTCTCACGCTTGATGATATTCAGCCAACATCAGCCCGAGGTCGCATAGACGGCTCTGTTTCAGAGCATAATATCCAGCCTCAAGACATCGTGATGTTCTGGTAG
- the zapB gene encoding cell division protein ZapB codes for MQHELFNQLENKIENLIEEVELLRMEVTELREAKESLETEKQGTQENLQRLLKKFDVLDAAE; via the coding sequence ATGCAACACGAGCTGTTTAATCAGTTAGAAAATAAAATCGAAAATCTAATCGAAGAAGTGGAATTGCTGCGCATGGAAGTCACAGAACTGCGCGAAGCTAAAGAGTCGTTAGAAACAGAAAAACAAGGCACACAGGAAAACCTGCAACGCCTGCTTAAGAAGTTTGACGTTCTAGACGCCGCCGAGTAA
- the uppS gene encoding polyprenyl diphosphate synthase — MSVHAKLNIPLEKVLPKHIAIIMDGNNRWAKQRRLPSLAGHKAGVDSVRSVIEGCVEYGVESLTLFAFSSENWKRPELEVTGLMELFMLALDREAKKLNKNNIRLKVIGDTTRFSESLQAKIAKVEALTANNTRLTLNVAANYGGRWDIVSAAKAFAQDCIDGKATPSDLNESSFNQYLTLCDQPAPDLCIRTAGESRISNFLIWQMAYTEFYFVDGFWPDFDKHSLGDAIRDFCTRERRFGKTSEQVEAQTRA; from the coding sequence ATGTCAGTACACGCAAAACTCAATATCCCTTTGGAAAAAGTACTTCCAAAACATATCGCAATTATCATGGATGGTAATAATCGCTGGGCCAAACAGCGACGATTGCCTAGTTTGGCTGGCCATAAGGCTGGGGTTGATAGTGTGCGCAGTGTAATAGAGGGCTGCGTCGAATATGGCGTTGAGTCGTTAACTCTATTTGCATTTAGTAGTGAAAATTGGAAAAGGCCTGAGCTAGAAGTAACTGGCTTGATGGAACTTTTCATGTTGGCTTTGGATCGAGAGGCTAAGAAGCTCAATAAGAATAACATTCGGTTAAAAGTAATCGGTGATACCACACGCTTTAGTGAATCTTTACAAGCCAAAATAGCAAAAGTTGAAGCATTGACGGCGAATAACACCCGATTGACGTTAAATGTAGCGGCTAATTATGGTGGTCGTTGGGATATCGTTTCAGCCGCAAAAGCCTTTGCTCAAGATTGTATCGATGGTAAGGCAACTCCTAGTGATTTAAACGAATCGTCGTTTAATCAGTATTTGACCTTGTGTGATCAACCTGCCCCAGATCTTTGCATCCGCACAGCGGGCGAGAGCCGGATTAGTAACTTTCTAATTTGGCAAATGGCATATACCGAGTTTTATTTTGTTGACGGTTTTTGGCCAGACTTTGACAAGCACTCATTGGGTGATGCTATTCGTGATTTTTGTACAAGAGAAAGGCGCTTTGGCAAAACCAGTGAGCAGGTAGAGGCGCAAACGCGTGCTTAA
- the tsf gene encoding translation elongation factor Ts — MAGVSAKLVKELRDRTALGMMECKKALAEANGDIELAIEELRKSSGMKAAKKAGRTAADGVVVVRTADDNSYGVIVEVNSETDFVARDEGFLAFAGSVADAAFVAKSDDVAAIMAGDLESAREALVQKIGENIGVRRIVVLEGECVGAYVHSNNRIAVLVSLKGANAETAKDVAMHVAAVNPQVVSKEQMSEEVIQKEKEIIMAQPDMASKPAEIAEKMVVGRINKFLSENSLLEQPFVKNPDQKVAEMVKAAGGEVVTFTRVEVGEGIEVEQVDFAAEVAAQLNNK, encoded by the coding sequence ATGGCAGGTGTATCAGCTAAGCTGGTTAAAGAGCTACGCGACCGTACAGCATTAGGCATGATGGAGTGTAAAAAAGCACTCGCTGAAGCGAATGGTGATATTGAACTGGCGATCGAAGAGCTACGTAAATCATCTGGTATGAAGGCAGCTAAAAAAGCAGGTCGTACAGCTGCAGATGGTGTTGTTGTTGTTCGTACAGCTGACGATAACTCTTACGGTGTTATTGTTGAAGTTAACTCTGAAACTGACTTCGTTGCCCGTGATGAAGGTTTCTTAGCATTCGCAGGTTCTGTTGCAGACGCTGCATTTGTTGCTAAATCTGACGACGTTGCTGCAATCATGGCTGGCGACTTGGAATCAGCTCGTGAAGCGCTAGTTCAAAAGATCGGTGAAAACATTGGTGTTCGTCGTATCGTTGTTCTGGAAGGTGAGTGTGTTGGTGCTTACGTTCATAGCAACAACCGTATTGCTGTATTAGTTTCTTTGAAAGGCGCTAATGCCGAAACAGCTAAAGACGTTGCAATGCACGTTGCTGCGGTTAACCCGCAAGTTGTTTCTAAAGAGCAAATGTCTGAAGAAGTTATTCAGAAAGAAAAAGAAATCATCATGGCGCAGCCAGATATGGCTAGCAAGCCTGCTGAAATCGCTGAGAAGATGGTTGTTGGTCGTATCAACAAGTTCTTGTCTGAGAACAGCTTGTTAGAACAGCCTTTCGTTAAAAACCCAGATCAGAAAGTAGCTGAAATGGTTAAAGCGGCAGGCGGTGAAGTTGTTACATTTACTCGCGTAGAAGTGGGTGAAGGTATTGAAGTTGAGCAAGTTGATTTCGCTGCAGAAGTTGCTGCACAGCTGAACAACAAGTAA
- the map gene encoding type I methionyl aminopeptidase: MSVIIKTPEEIEKMRVAGRLAADVLEMIEPHVKPGVTTNELNDICHNYIVNEQKAIPAPLNYHGFPKSICTSLNHVVCHGIPDDKPMKNGDIINIDITVIKDGYHGDTSKMFAVGKVAPHAERLMNITRECMIKGIELVKPGAFLGDIGHVIQQYAESNHYSVVREYCGHGIGAGFHEEPQVLHYGRAGTGIELQAGMIFTIEPMINAGKRQVKLNNKDGWTVTTSDRRLSAQWEHTILVTDTGYEVLTLRSDESF, encoded by the coding sequence ATGTCAGTTATCATCAAAACCCCAGAAGAGATCGAAAAAATGCGCGTAGCTGGCCGTTTAGCCGCCGACGTATTAGAGATGATCGAACCCCACGTAAAACCGGGTGTCACTACCAATGAACTGAACGATATTTGCCACAACTATATCGTCAACGAACAAAAAGCCATTCCAGCACCACTTAATTACCATGGCTTCCCCAAATCTATCTGCACTTCTTTAAACCACGTAGTGTGTCATGGCATACCCGATGATAAGCCAATGAAAAACGGTGATATCATCAATATCGACATCACTGTCATTAAAGATGGCTACCATGGTGATACCAGCAAAATGTTTGCTGTCGGCAAAGTTGCACCTCACGCTGAGCGACTAATGAATATCACTCGTGAATGCATGATCAAAGGCATCGAATTAGTTAAACCGGGTGCTTTCTTAGGCGATATTGGCCATGTTATTCAGCAGTATGCAGAAAGCAACCACTACTCTGTTGTAAGGGAGTATTGTGGGCATGGTATCGGAGCTGGCTTCCATGAAGAACCTCAAGTACTTCATTACGGACGCGCAGGTACCGGCATAGAGTTACAAGCAGGGATGATTTTTACTATCGAACCTATGATTAACGCAGGCAAACGCCAAGTAAAACTCAACAACAAAGATGGCTGGACAGTTACCACCAGCGATCGTCGCTTATCGGCACAATGGGAACACACCATTTTAGTAACAGACACTGGCTATGAAGTCCTGACATTACGATCAGATGAATCCTTTTAA
- a CDS encoding [protein-PII] uridylyltransferase, producing MSTPLQHLVDTTEFLDTAAFERQLAEGESPVKLFKKTLRHSQEEIDKRFKAGEDIRQLVYGRASVIDQIITSAWNLFDWPSDNQASLIAVGGYGRGELHPHSDVDILLLFKDFVPADCEESISGFLTLLWDIQLEIGSSVRTIDECYNEAQDDITIATNLIESRPLTGNPDLHQEMYDRVTSEGAWTDKEFFVAKYKEQKARHEKTNNTEYNLEPNLKNSPGGLRDLQTIGWVAKRHFGATYIRDLVDHGFLTESELDTLNQGELYLWSVRYALHMISGRKEDRLLFDHQRALAEFFGYKDQQGALAVEQFMSKYYRVAMAMAEFNDMLLQYFDEAILKIEDQQTFITVNKRFRVHNGYLEATYDRVFEKHPFALLEVFVLLANHDDIKGVRASTIRLIRDNRHLIDDDFRNDLRNTSLFMELMKSPNGVSTELKRMNRYGILGRYLPEFGEIVGQMQHDLFHIYTVDAHTLKVIQKMRQFRHRDHMEQFPIAYRLVNQLPKIELLYIAGLYHDIGKGRGGDHSELGAVDAMAFCERHHLGRWDSHLVSWLVRNHLLMSMTAQRRDLSDPEVINTFAQQVQDNVHLDYLYVLTVADINATNHTLWNSWRATLLRQLYMETKRALRRGLENPGNKEDRIEQVQHEALMILKRSGIPETDVQEFWQTMGDDYFLREDAKNIAWHTQSILEHEPSDLPLVLIQKTSYRVYEGATEIFIYSKDINNLFAATVATLDQLSLSIQDARIIVTDDSKTLNTYTVLTEDNEPLSENPDYINSIRDRLIEELDDPEDYPDIIHRRIPRQMKLFAAPTTVNLSNDPNTQQTVMEVRSPDRPGLLARIGKIFSELDISVRKAKITSIGERVEDVFFLTDIDGEPISDPAVCIELQTRVCRELDQHINAQ from the coding sequence ATGAGCACACCTTTACAGCATTTGGTAGATACGACAGAGTTTCTTGATACAGCAGCTTTTGAAAGACAATTAGCTGAGGGCGAATCGCCCGTTAAGCTGTTCAAAAAAACCTTACGTCACTCTCAAGAAGAGATAGACAAACGCTTTAAAGCAGGCGAAGACATCCGCCAACTGGTGTATGGGCGTGCCAGCGTAATTGATCAGATCATTACTTCAGCTTGGAACCTCTTCGACTGGCCGAGTGATAATCAAGCCTCTCTAATTGCGGTAGGAGGTTATGGCCGCGGCGAACTCCACCCGCATTCAGACGTGGATATATTATTACTGTTCAAGGACTTTGTTCCTGCGGATTGCGAAGAGAGTATTAGTGGCTTTTTAACGCTTCTATGGGATATCCAGCTTGAAATTGGTTCCAGTGTCCGAACCATTGACGAGTGCTATAACGAAGCTCAAGACGATATCACCATCGCCACCAACCTTATCGAATCTCGACCACTCACCGGCAACCCAGATTTACACCAAGAAATGTATGACAGGGTGACGTCGGAGGGCGCATGGACAGATAAAGAGTTCTTTGTGGCAAAATACAAAGAACAAAAAGCGCGCCACGAAAAAACCAACAACACGGAATACAACCTAGAACCTAATCTCAAAAACTCCCCTGGTGGTTTACGCGACTTACAGACCATTGGCTGGGTTGCCAAGCGCCATTTTGGTGCTACCTATATCCGAGACCTCGTTGACCACGGTTTTTTAACGGAATCAGAATTAGACACGCTCAACCAAGGCGAGCTGTATTTGTGGTCGGTTCGTTATGCATTGCATATGATCAGTGGACGCAAAGAGGATCGACTACTCTTTGACCACCAGCGCGCACTAGCTGAGTTTTTCGGATACAAAGACCAACAAGGTGCACTGGCCGTAGAGCAGTTCATGAGCAAGTATTATCGTGTTGCGATGGCTATGGCTGAATTCAACGACATGCTACTGCAGTACTTTGATGAAGCAATCTTAAAAATAGAAGACCAACAAACATTCATCACGGTCAATAAGCGCTTTAGAGTTCACAATGGCTACCTTGAAGCCACCTACGACCGCGTGTTCGAAAAACACCCCTTCGCCCTTTTAGAGGTGTTTGTACTACTAGCCAACCACGACGATATCAAAGGCGTTCGCGCATCTACAATTCGGCTTATTCGCGACAACAGACACTTAATCGATGATGACTTTCGTAACGACCTTCGAAATACATCGCTTTTCATGGAACTCATGAAGTCGCCTAACGGCGTTTCTACCGAGCTCAAACGCATGAACCGTTATGGCATACTGGGGCGCTACCTACCCGAGTTTGGCGAAATTGTCGGGCAGATGCAGCACGACTTATTCCATATTTACACAGTCGATGCCCACACCTTAAAAGTGATCCAGAAAATGCGCCAATTCCGCCACCGGGATCACATGGAACAATTTCCGATTGCCTATCGCCTAGTCAACCAACTGCCCAAGATAGAGCTACTCTACATAGCCGGTTTATATCACGATATTGGGAAAGGTCGAGGGGGAGATCACTCCGAACTAGGTGCCGTTGACGCCATGGCATTCTGTGAGCGCCACCACTTAGGCCGATGGGACTCTCATTTAGTATCGTGGTTAGTACGAAATCACTTATTAATGTCCATGACCGCGCAACGAAGAGACTTATCCGACCCCGAAGTTATCAACACCTTTGCGCAGCAAGTACAAGACAACGTCCACCTTGATTACTTGTATGTCCTCACCGTGGCAGACATTAATGCAACCAATCACACTTTGTGGAATAGCTGGCGCGCAACGTTGCTACGCCAACTTTACATGGAAACCAAGCGCGCATTACGCCGTGGTTTAGAAAACCCGGGCAACAAAGAAGATCGTATCGAACAAGTGCAACACGAAGCACTGATGATCTTAAAGCGCTCTGGCATACCAGAAACGGATGTACAGGAATTTTGGCAAACCATGGGAGATGACTATTTCCTGCGCGAGGACGCTAAAAATATTGCCTGGCACACGCAATCAATATTAGAGCATGAGCCTAGCGACCTGCCCTTGGTGCTTATCCAGAAGACATCATATCGAGTTTACGAAGGCGCCACAGAAATTTTCATTTACAGTAAAGACATCAACAATCTCTTTGCAGCTACTGTTGCGACGTTAGACCAGCTTTCTCTTAGCATCCAAGATGCTCGAATCATTGTGACCGATGACAGCAAGACACTTAACACCTACACCGTGTTAACCGAAGATAACGAGCCGCTCTCCGAGAATCCCGACTATATAAATAGTATTCGTGATCGTTTAATAGAAGAACTAGACGATCCAGAAGACTATCCAGACATTATACATCGTCGTATTCCGCGCCAAATGAAGTTGTTTGCCGCCCCTACGACCGTCAACCTCAGTAATGACCCTAATACCCAACAGACAGTAATGGAAGTACGCTCCCCAGACCGACCGGGGCTGCTGGCACGGATTGGTAAAATTTTCTCCGAACTCGACATTTCCGTGCGCAAGGCAAAAATTACAAGCATAGGTGAGCGCGTAGAAGACGTATTTTTTCTTACCGATATTGATGGTGAACCGATTAGCGACCCAGCCGTCTGCATTGAGCTGCAAACTCGCGTTTGTCGCGAACTCGACCAACACATCAATGCACAATAA
- a CDS encoding LPP20 family lipoprotein — translation MSKYGLLCVVFLAFGLSGCDTIKVTAKQVVDELPQAHFVDAGPPLKPHYVQATGYAPISLQPGATRQQKVVVAMRASKLRAYQELVGVVHGQYVFGTTTVQDMVIQNDSFKTAVAGIVRGARVIKSYPIQDDTYATTLEVDMNQLQQAWVSSQ, via the coding sequence ATGAGCAAGTATGGACTGTTATGTGTCGTGTTTTTAGCCTTTGGTTTGAGCGGCTGTGACACGATTAAAGTGACGGCAAAACAGGTGGTTGATGAGCTGCCTCAAGCTCATTTTGTTGATGCAGGGCCTCCTCTGAAGCCTCATTATGTGCAAGCAACAGGCTACGCGCCCATCAGTCTTCAGCCAGGCGCTACGCGTCAGCAGAAAGTGGTTGTTGCTATGCGAGCTTCTAAATTACGAGCGTACCAAGAATTGGTTGGTGTTGTGCATGGGCAGTATGTCTTTGGGACAACAACAGTGCAGGATATGGTGATTCAGAATGATTCATTCAAGACGGCAGTGGCGGGTATTGTTCGTGGAGCGCGTGTCATTAAAAGTTATCCGATCCAAGACGATACTTATGCAACCACGCTTGAAGTGGATATGAACCAGCTGCAGCAAGCGTGGGTGTCTTCCCAATAA
- the rpsB gene encoding 30S ribosomal protein S2, which produces MAQVTMRDLLKAGVHFGHQTRYWNPKMSQYIFGARNKIHIINLEHTLPALNGALDVVKGMAQNKNKVLFVGTKRAASKIIQEEAARVGMPYVNHRWLGGMLTNYKTIRQSIRRLRELESAAQDGTFAQLTKKEALMRQREMEKLERSIGGIKEMGGLPDALFVIDVDHERIAVNEANKLGIPVIGVVDTNSNPDGIDYVIPGNDDALRAIQIYVQSVADACGEGSEVAGGKSEFVEVEEAAAE; this is translated from the coding sequence ATGGCACAAGTTACAATGCGCGACCTGCTAAAAGCAGGCGTACACTTTGGTCACCAGACTCGTTACTGGAATCCGAAAATGTCTCAGTACATCTTCGGCGCTCGCAACAAAATTCATATCATCAACCTTGAGCACACTCTACCTGCACTAAACGGTGCATTGGATGTTGTTAAAGGCATGGCTCAGAACAAGAACAAAGTATTGTTCGTTGGTACTAAGCGTGCTGCTAGCAAGATCATCCAAGAAGAAGCTGCTCGTGTTGGTATGCCTTACGTTAACCACCGTTGGTTAGGCGGCATGCTGACTAACTACAAAACTATTCGTCAGTCTATCCGTCGCTTGCGCGAGTTAGAATCGGCTGCTCAGGATGGTACGTTCGCACAGCTAACCAAAAAAGAAGCGTTGATGCGTCAGCGTGAAATGGAAAAGCTAGAGCGTTCTATTGGTGGTATTAAAGAAATGGGCGGCTTGCCAGACGCACTTTTCGTTATCGATGTTGATCACGAGCGTATCGCTGTAAACGAAGCTAACAAGCTGGGTATCCCAGTTATTGGTGTTGTTGATACTAACAGCAACCCAGATGGCATCGATTACGTTATCCCAGGTAACGATGATGCGCTACGCGCAATTCAAATCTACGTTCAGTCTGTTGCTGATGCATGTGGCGAAGGTAGTGAAGTTGCTGGCGGTAAAAGTGAATTTGTTGAAGTAGAAGAAGCAGCTGCAGAGTAA
- a CDS encoding FlgO family outer membrane protein, whose translation MSKYLYIICALLLSGCSSRQPVDVSVTHISPQASQAIVDQVSRNQSLTTPSDYAVVDEAYQGSDPVSEAVGQMAQQLVHGLTLNRVKRFPIAVLPFSSLRRSVADDLMGERLSENFIFPMQQRGYNLVDYRAVSLATTAKSPVSKQNMSALRDRYKIYFVLTGTYAKYADGVVINARILDTTTRQVLASAQTHIPNGRLEGALPGFDPVRAIANGYIIENGSGPMRLNE comes from the coding sequence ATGAGTAAATACCTTTATATTATTTGTGCGTTACTACTATCCGGCTGTAGCTCCCGACAGCCAGTGGACGTGTCTGTTACTCATATAAGCCCACAAGCGAGTCAGGCTATTGTAGATCAAGTTTCACGTAACCAGTCGCTAACGACGCCCTCGGATTATGCGGTGGTCGATGAGGCGTACCAAGGCAGCGATCCAGTCAGCGAAGCTGTGGGACAGATGGCTCAGCAATTGGTGCATGGTTTAACCTTAAACCGGGTAAAACGTTTTCCTATTGCGGTGTTACCTTTTTCATCGTTACGCCGCAGTGTTGCCGATGATCTAATGGGTGAGCGTTTATCTGAAAACTTTATCTTTCCTATGCAGCAGCGTGGTTATAATCTAGTTGACTACCGCGCTGTGAGCTTGGCTACTACCGCTAAGTCTCCTGTGTCCAAGCAGAACATGTCGGCGTTGCGCGATCGCTATAAAATTTATTTTGTGTTGACTGGTACTTATGCCAAATATGCGGATGGTGTGGTGATCAATGCACGGATTCTAGATACAACCACTCGTCAGGTTTTGGCTTCGGCGCAAACGCATATCCCTAACGGCCGCCTAGAAGGGGCGTTGCCGGGCTTTGATCCTGTGCGTGCAATAGCGAATGGTTATATTATAGAGAACGGATCAGGTCCAATGAGGTTGAACGAATGA
- the pyrH gene encoding UMP kinase, with translation MPAEKKKHARYKRILLKLSGEALQGDENFGIDPKVLNRMALEVGQLVGIGVQVGIVIGGGNLFRGAALSAAGMDRVTGDHMGMLATVMNSLALRDALERSNIDTRVMSAIPMSGVVDHYDRRNAIRFLNQGDVVIFSAGTGNPFFTTDSAACLRGIEIEADVVLKATKVDGVYTADPVKDPAAKRYLHLSYDEVLEKQLGVMDLTAICLTRDHNMPVRVFNMNRPGALVNLLVGGDEGTLISAEVTGDQYAE, from the coding sequence ATGCCTGCCGAAAAAAAGAAACATGCTCGCTATAAACGCATTCTTCTTAAACTCAGTGGTGAAGCCTTACAAGGCGATGAGAATTTTGGTATTGATCCAAAAGTGTTAAACCGAATGGCGCTGGAAGTGGGTCAGTTGGTTGGGATTGGTGTACAAGTAGGTATTGTTATTGGTGGTGGTAATTTGTTCCGCGGTGCAGCGTTAAGTGCAGCCGGTATGGACCGAGTGACGGGTGACCATATGGGTATGTTAGCGACCGTGATGAACTCGCTCGCGTTACGTGATGCGCTTGAGCGTTCTAATATAGATACCCGTGTTATGTCAGCTATCCCGATGAGTGGGGTGGTAGATCACTATGATAGACGTAATGCAATACGCTTCTTGAACCAAGGCGACGTGGTTATTTTTTCGGCTGGGACGGGTAATCCGTTTTTTACAACCGACTCAGCGGCGTGTTTGCGTGGCATTGAGATAGAAGCGGATGTCGTTTTGAAAGCGACTAAGGTCGATGGAGTTTACACAGCAGATCCAGTGAAAGATCCAGCGGCTAAACGATACTTACATTTGTCGTATGATGAAGTACTCGAAAAGCAACTGGGCGTTATGGATCTGACAGCAATTTGTTTGACGCGTGATCATAATATGCCTGTTCGCGTATTTAATATGAACCGCCCAGGTGCCTTAGTTAACCTGTTGGTTGGTGGCGATGAAGGTACATTAATCAGCGCCGAAGTGACTGGAGATCAATATGCTGAATGA